ttttttttaaattttaatttttgacaattcaatagGGGAGGGAGGATTTAAACCTTGATTTTTCCACgtgaaaaagaataaattctTAACCTGAAAAAGTGATTTAGCCACTCAGTTTAGGGGATGGAAAATATTGGTTTGGAATATTTAGTTTGTACTGCCTATGTTTACTTGTTGGGCCACTGCTTTAATAAACGGATAGTTTAAGTCTTGGGCCCATAATCTAGCTTACTAGCACTCTCTTTGTCTCATGGGGGCCCGTGACCATCTCAGCTCTCCCAGACTAGGTGTTTTCCAGTGATGTTTTGAATAGAATCTTTTTATAGTCGCAATGGTCGAGGAGGTTTATGTGTTCAGACTTCAAGATCAAATAAAGTAATTATAGAAATATACCTTGATAAAGAGATTAGTAGTGCATAAATATCTCTCTTTCTGGATTTCTTTGGCTGAATACTTGACAATTAATATTGCTTAAATATGTGTTCCTAAAAGTGCTTTAGAAAACATCTTTTTTACTACTTTCCCACATTTTGTCTGCTCCCAAAAAAATGTATAGTAAACAATTTCCAAcacaaaaagtacaaaaaaattatgtaagtagagagagagagagaatcaagaATCGGTGTTGATGATGAGATAGATGAGTGGTGATGTGGGGTGGAGGTTGGAGTTGATGAGTTGTGTgatgtgtaaatttttttgcttgaatatAGAGGTGTAAATCATCCACAATACCCCAAATTTTATGGTCAACCTTTTAGGTTGAACAACATTTTCAATGAcaccaaacacttgaaattggaaaaatgatttttaggtaaaacaaacacaacataACTACAAATCATACCTAAGTAACTctatacaattattttttaagaatagttgaattggtaattttttcTGATTATCATTTGGATTTACCATTAACATGACTTTTTTACCTGCAAAGAATAACTTGTCATCTCAACCAAtatgacttttctttttttacactAGACTTAATGATAGACCCATTGATAATAATCCATTGATTGGCCCATTTTTTTAAGGGTACATATCATTTTCCTATTAGGAGTTAAAGCCTAAGACTCTAAATATGTTTGGagcttttaaattattattattatatcctGCATATCAAATAGTATATGATATGTAAAATTGTTGTCTTTCAATAATTATAAGCCCAATTTTACAACTATTAAGTTGACAGTTTATGGTtgaattacaataaaaattatttcaatgaTAACCCATGTAAAAGTAACATATTTAAAATCACAATGTGTCTGCCCCAACAAGTGAAAAATTTGCTAATTTTGTTGGGTCCTAGTCCTAGCATTGGtgattatctcttttttttttttttaatctaccaACCAAGACCCACAATCCACTGTACTAGAACAATCCGTTAATTTACTCTGAccgaagctaaaaaaaaaaaaaaaaaaaacccaaaggaGCGGGAAGTAACTAACTTAACTAATTTACTCAGACCGTTTATAAGAGCCTATAGCATTGTAGTGTAGACACACTTTTCTTCACCTTTTTCCTCTATTCCGCTACTCAAACGAAGAGCTCTCAAGTTTCTCAATTCTCAAACCAGAGTCACTGTTAGCACTCAGATCTTAATCTCTCAAGACCAAACTTCTCTCCCAAGGGTACTCTCATTTTCTTCGATCTCTTCCTTTCTTGTTTGATTAAAATGTCTCTCCAACTCTGAGTATTAATTCAATATTGTAATCATGTGGGTACTTTTTGTTGATTCTCTTATAGCAATTGCATATTTTATATTCACAAGTAGAAGTCACCCACCAATTATAAAGAATGCAAATCTTTTTGCACTATATCAActgctcttcttttttttcttttttttttgaataagtgatttatagttcaatccccgcctactccaaaaactaattggtattttgatctgatgataaaaaactatcattaaaAGCTGACGCTATTGGTTAAAATTCTctccaaaaaatatatcaattgctttttttctttataattttcttgtagCTTATTTAATCTTGATTTTATTAGAAACGTCCAAGAAAACCTGAGTACATGTTATTTATTGGTTTAAAAATTTGACGTCTTGTTTGGTTTTCGAGAAGGCagctgaagaaagaaaaagaaactatcATGAGCGAGAGGTTACAGAACGCTCCCATGAAAGATCTTGATTATTGGGTGGACTGCTCTGTTAGAAAGATATGGAATGCTCACTCTGAACATGATGCCAGAGTTAATGGTACAAGATTGTTCAAGACTCTCATGAACGAGATCAAAACAAATGCAGACACTGTCGAGAAAAGTCATCTTCAGTTAGCCAAAGATGTATTATAATTTAATTCCCCTTAttgttctttccttttctttcctcttacaacaattttttattattattacatttgACCATTTAAAGTTTTGATTAAAATGTAGATGTTAGAGTAACCCTACTAATTTCATTCCAGTCCAAACTTCATAGGTTATAAATGTAGCAATTGATAGTTTGTGGATTAAAAGtgaggaaatttttatttttcctttaattctaATATTggcttgtttctttttatgGCTTTGTTTACTTATTGTCAATTTACCTATTTTAGGAAAATGTGATGTGACCCACATATATATAGGGTACATTTAGACTTATTAGATTTATCATATTCATTcctgaaaaaaaagagagatttattttattataattagaGTGAGAAATAGATAAAAACTCATCCAATTAGGAGACTACACTTATAGGAAGAAACTTCTGTCCATCAAAGGATTTAAGCTATAGGCTTGAAGAGCTCTCTATCTTATTCTGTGATTTTCTCTGCAAATTATTTGAGCAACATTAGCAGGAGATTATAGTTTAATTTCTTCTactgttttaaaattttcacagaTGCAATTGGATGAAAATTATCACCAATATGATCATGAAGCTCTTGCTCTCCAGCGAGAAGTGGATGCAAAAAATGTACATCTGAATGAGTATAAAGAACATCTGAACTTGGACTTGCAACATCAGAGGCAAGTGGTGTCCCAGTACGAGGATTGGCTGCGTGCACTTCGGGTTAAGCTCACAGACCCCATAATTTCTTGACTTTTTATGTTTGGACAGAATTTTCAACCTGTTTTCCATGTCAGCAGCAGGGTGTTTCCATGGCTATATATGCTGTTTTGCGTTTGAAAGAAAATGGTCTTAAAATTTGTGCACTTCATTCATTTTGATTTGGAACCCTGCACTTTGTTCATGTTGTTTTTCAAATTCTctctagtctttttttttttttttttttttttttttgagaataaattcTCTCTAGTCTGATGACTATTGTTTGGTTTTATGATGTACTGCCAGGTGGAAAATAATGAATTGACAACACAACTAAAACTGGCTCAGCAAAGAAGGTACTTCCCAAGGCAATAATTCGCTTCCATGTATCGAGATGATGACTTTTATTGATTCTTGGATATGTTAATATGGCCTAATGGTtgaaattctctcaaaaaaaatatatatatcaattgctttttttctttataattttcttgtagCTTATTTAATCTTGATTTTATTTGAAACGTCCAAGAAAACCTGAGTACATGTTATTTATTGGCTTAAAAATTTGACTTCTTGTTTGGTTTTCAAGAAGGCagctgaagaaagaaaaagaaactatcATGAGCGAGAGGTTACATAACGCTCCCATGAAAGCTCTTGATTATTGGGTGGACTGCTCTGTTAGACAGATATGGAATGCTCACTCTGAACATGAAGCCAGAGTTAATGGTACAAGATTGTTCAAGACTCTCATGAACGAGATCAAAACAAATGCAGACACTGTCGAGAAATGTCATCTTCAGTTAGCCAAAGATGTATTATAATTTAATTCCCCTTAttgttctttccttttctttcctcttacaacaattttttattattattacatttgACCATTTAAAGTTTTGATTAAAATGTAGATGTTAGAGTAACCCTACTAATTTCATTCCAGTCCAAACTTCATAGGTTATAAATGTAGCAATTGATAGTTTGTGGATTAAAAGtgaggaaatttttatttttcctttaattctaATATTggcttgtttctttttatggctttgtttatttattgtgAATTTCCCTATTTTAGGAAAATGTGATGTGACCCACATATATATAGGGTACATTTAGACTTAGATTTATCATATTCAttcctgaaaaatagagaaatttattttattataattagaGTGAGAAATAGATAAAAACTCATCCAATTAGGAATTTCTTTGTGAATAGGTATATAGTGAGACTTGTTAATGAAAATTCCTTGATGGAAGGAGTAGTTTATAAAAAGGAGACTACACTTATAGGAAGAAACTTCTGTTCATCAAAGGATTTAAGCTATAGGCTTGAAGAGCTCTCTATCTTATTCTGTGCTTTTCTCTGCAAATTATTTGAGCAACATTAGCAGGAGATATATAGTTTAATTTCTTCTactgttttaaaattttcacagaTGCAATTGGATGAGAATTATCATCAATATGATCATGAAGCTCTTGCTCTCCAGCGAGAAGTGGATGCAAAAAATGTACATCTGAATGAGTATGAAGAACATCTGAACTTGGACTTGCAACATCAGAGGCAAGTGGTGTCCCAGTACGAGGATTGGCTGCGTGCACTTCAGGTGAAGCTCACAGACCCCATAATTTCTTGACTTTTTATGTTTTCCATGTCAGCAGCAGGGTGTTTCCCTGGCTATATATGCTGTTTTGCATTTGAAAGAAAatgttcttaaaatttttgcaCTTCATTCATTTTGATTTGGAACCCTGCACTTTGTTCAtgttgtttttcaaattttctatagTCTGATGACTATTGTTTGGTTTTATGATGTACTACCAGGTGGAAAATAATGAATTGACAACACAACTAAACCTGGCTCAGCAAAGAAGGTACTTCCCAAGGCAATAATTCACTTCCATGTATCGAGATGATGACTTTAATTGATTCTTGGATATGTTAATTTGGCCTAATGGGTGGTTAGTATGTGAGTGCTTTCATCTGTGGAAAAGGTAGTGCTATTTATCTGCAGGCACTACAAATGGTGTCTGCCGTCCCAGTTGGTTTAGTTTCATTTGAATAAACCATTAAGGATTACTTCTCTTTAAAGTTTGAATCTTCGAATTCAATATTGAACTTTTATAGTTTTGGACTTTGGTAAGTaatttcaatattaaaattGATACATATACTACGTAGTGTTTGTAGGTTTATgtgttgagacttgagagatcAATTAATAAAGTAATTTCAAATAAAGCATTTAGTTTCATTTGTATGCTTAAATATCTTTCTCCTTCTGATTTTATTTGGCTGAATACTTGGAATATTGCTTaaatatatcaaagaaaaaattacaatgtgTGATGGACCaaggaaatgttttttaaaaataaccgTTTATATGATTGGTAGGATACTTAGGatattcatattaaaaaaagctCTAATGTCTCAACCATCTAGGGGCATAGCCAAGAATTATTACTTGGGGGCCGGGTTGTAGTAAAGATatactaaatataatttaacCAATTTTTCATGTGATTCAAACCACAAAGATTGGGAACTATGTCGATGATTTTTCGGTCCTTTTTATGGATACCCTATGTTTCTAGGTTGATATAGACCAGCTATGAGATAAGCACGTCGAAAATTTCATCTTGTTTATTGACAAGGAATTCATatatttgtttacgtgatcCTAGATCACGGTCTATCTCTTTAGATTGAATTCTTGAACATATGGAGGGATGCTCAATAGACATTGaagtatcaacatttgtttctacaaaTTACCTAAGTTTTGAATGACATACAACTATTTCataaagaatgcatcaattgtttgtCATTGGCTCATTATTTGGCCCCTAATttcaatcccaaaaaaaaatcgattcaaaaaatgataaactaaCTTGGGACaaagatataatatattatcaTATAAAATTCATTCTTACATAGTCTCACGACCCTCACCCCAATTGCctttcatagatttttttttttcttttataatttacttACTTTACTACCCAACTGCATAGTTCAAGCCCCAACTAGACCCATTCAAGAGACAAACAATACAAAAGCCAAAAAGGCTGAGTCACAAAGTTAGTGGGTCAAGAATAAAGAatacaataacaataaacacaaaaagcCAAAgtcaaataaacataaattgtTTTGTTGGCAAAGGGATATCACATAcacatatttgatatttctattATGCTTTTCAATATTTAGTTTAGTTCTAGAGAAAAAGAGACAGAATTGAGATGAGAATGACTGAATGAGATACCTTGAGGAATTGAGGTTGAGTGATGAAGGCTAGATGAGGTCAGCGGCTAGTGGAGCTTTGGTGTCACAGAGAGCTGGTGAGACATCACTGCATGATGTGAGGACTGGGAATTCAAGCAGCATGAACTGAGGCAGTTAAGCAAAGCGCAGAGGCGTGACTACGTGAAGACTGAGAATTCTAGCAAAGGCGTGAGGTGAGGATTGAAGAggagtttgttttgtttgattaggATTAGGGATTTTAGAGTTAGGGTTAGGCTGGAAGTGCCTTTAGTTTAGAGGAGAagaattttgtttgattaaggATTTTGGGCTGGCCGGCTGGGTTGGATGTGGgccaatatttttgttttatttgaatttgtatTGGACtagaaaaattgttgaaaataattttagggtggggggggggggggggggggggggaagtggCTCTACCCATGCAACCATCCACCAACAACTAATTAAATGAGAGATCTATAATTTATTATGGGAACCAAAGCACACGCTAAGTAGTTGTGGGGAAACTAACTAGCTAAAAGGGGCCAAGGGCCTTGCCATTAAATTGGCACCTCCACATGCATAAAGTGCTTAGCGGTTTATGGGGAAAAGAACTAGCTAAAAGGGACAACGAAAAATTGTAGGCGTTTACAACAACTCTTGAGATGATGCAATAAAAAgatgattgaattttttttttcttttcttacttgACCAATTTGAGCAACCAAGCACTAAATCTCAAATTGTATAATGATACAATATTAGGAGaataatattcttttctttcactTGATTTTGAGTCTCCGCTTTTCGATGTCAATGTTTGTTAAGTCTTaagaatatgattttttttatttaccaaaaaaaaatatggttttattttttattttttatgatatcaATATGGTTTTTGAAATACTAAAATGGTGAGaaaattttcctataaaaaaatggTGTGAAATTTTACTAGTTTTAGGGGTAACAATTATAATAAGTGCAATTTTAGAACCCAAGAAATGTGGAAATTGAtatcttgaaaattttaaatttccaaTATATTAGTCAACcaagtttacattttttattaaggGACAATTTAACGGATACTTTAAGGGCattgatttagaaaatattcttagaaattttttatgggaaaaaaattaaataaaataaaaaactaatttttttgacaactttttatatttttcaagaaaGTGAAATAAAAGCTTTACTAAAATTGTCTCTTAACAAATGCCCTTAGAACACCTGTTAACTTAACCATTTTATTGATTATCACATTTTTGTCAACTGAACATATAACAAGGAAAAGAAGTGTTagggtcatatatatatatatatatatatatatatatatatatatatatatatatatatatattgtgttgcCAAAACCGtttccaaaatcatgttttcaatGTAATTGAATTGTTATTTTAGCGTCCAAATTAGGTTTTGAAGATCTACGTTGGAGGCACAATAATTGGCTCAAGGATATGCTTAAAAAGAAGATTTTCTAGTGCCTTTACTGCAACTCAATTGGTTGCgcttcattaaatctcgactaCAAGCTTTACACCACTCAATTGATTGCCATACGAGATTTTAGTTTTCTCATGTCATGACTGATGATGACCTAGAGACCTAAGAACTCATGAACTAGAGTTCTAGGATATATTTAAAGTCTTATTAAGTCATCCTAAAGAAGTAGAGAACATTATGTGAAGAGGCGAACTTGCTACGATGTAATATTTAGGTAAATTTTTGCAATATTCTTGCATTGTCATATTTCCATTCTACTAtagtaaaattttcaattggttGTAAGCTATAAATCACCCGTTGGGTTTTTCCTATAAGGCCTTTTCCATTGTAACCATATCACTATGTCAAAATTTGTCTTTTGCAGCACTTTAGCTTCACAATAAGGTTGCCACCATCATGAATTAATTTGGACCATTGCATAATTAGGGTCTTAGAGCATTTGCTTCAATatgtgtataatagaaaaatgtggtAATTTTACATATTCAAGCATGAAAATCACTTATATCAGTCAagttaaaaatgtgtaaatttgcaAAGTTGCTACAGTAATTGTGTAATTATACACAGTTATTGTAGCTTTgtatatcatttaaaaaattctcTCACCTCCTGTTTCATcaaattcctctctctctctctctctctctctctctctctctctctctctctctctctctctctctctctctctaaagatAAGAATAAACAAAGAATGAAGCATGATTGtttaaatgaaatagaatgtagaataaataatttgatgtgggtgtttttgaaaagtggtTGTGTGATATAGaaaaaagagtaatgctacagctacaaactattttacaacatttttacaaactactgatgTGGCCGaccttttattggttttcatctagacccaccattaatatcactttttcatttaccaataatcactcaccacatcagtagtttataaaagtttttgtaaaatagtttgtaccTCTTGCCTTATtcatagaaaaagtaggttcttatgataaatagacataaatttttgcacgaactaatgtgaatgctctaaatttctctccaaaaagTAATAGTACCTTAACCCATTTTTCCTAATACTACAAAATACGGGAAAACACAGAATATCTTTATATAATGTTTTTCATCGAAACAAACGAAGCGTAAggtttcatcttatcacttgaaaattttttctaataaaaaaatattttcaagtgaaaacattttcctaaaaataatatactttcatgtgtttggttgcattcatGAACAtgctccagaattttttttactactttctCATATCTTCTCAACtcctaaataaatatataataaacaaattccATCCCCAAATcccaaaacaataaagaaaatatattgatAGAGAGAGTTTAGTTTTTAGGGTGAGATCAACAGTCGATGGCAAGATCCGTGACTAATGATTAGGGCGAGAATATCAGCTGCTGACAGTGAGGGGTAGAGGTTAGGGCTCTTGAGTTTTGTATGAGATGTAAACtagtttgccaaaaaaaaaaaaagtgtaaatcATTTTGCCCCTAAAATGCCACAAAATTTTACAATCAACTGACCATTATTTTCAGGTTTGACCAACATTTTCAACAAAAGGGAcatgctatatatatacatatatatatatatatatatatatatatatatattttttttttttgggttaaaaggaCATTCTATATctgaaacatacaaaatttagtaaatatcataaaaatatcaTAAAGCACATGTCATCACAACAAACACCTGAAATtaggaagaaaatatttttgggtgaAAGAAACACATCCTAACTACCAATCATACCTAAGTAATGCTACAGtacacacaataatttttataacatttttaatagtGGTTAAATTGGTAATTTCTTACTCATTTTCATTTGGATTTGCCATTAACATTACCTCTTTACCTACTACAAAGAACAACTTGCCATCTCGATGGTgaaatctttttaattttttacaaaaacttatTGATTGACCCACTATATGATAATAATTCATTGACGGACCCATTCTTTTAAGGGCTTTGATTCTCACACATGCCTTATTGTACATCTTTCATACACATGCATtatcaatatcaaaataaataaatgcgcACATCAATAAAAGATGtggatttcttttttatgaaagaaaagaatgacatatgttcttaatatgtgaaccacatatgtcctaacaataacTTAATGACTTCGGCTTGGAATTGtagaaaacattaaaatataaattttgccATACTTGGgagaaaatttgaaagagagcAAAAAGTTATATCATCAATACTTTTAGAACGTTCATTAGGATCCCTTGATATAAATATCCCCTCCCAGCACCTGTTTAGCACTTCAAATGAAATTTAAGCCCTTGTAGGGGGCAGATAATAATTAGAAATAGGTATTGATAAGTTATTTGTTAGTAAacatagtttataaaaattaacaaccAATGTAATATTAACTTCAATGATAAATTCTAAACAATCTCCCCAAAAGAATTGCTGACAATTTCTCAAATTGATCCCAAAAGTGTGACTATATTTCATGTATGGACTGATTCCCAAATTTTTTCCAAGGGAAtaagtaaaaattattttctttaaaagaaaattatttgctaAGTAATTACAGAGGAGTCTAGTAGATCAAGGCCTTATGATCTAGAGCTTATATTGTCTATAATTTCCTAATGTATTAAGTAATCCaagattaataaattaaatttgcaACTATGGTTGCTAAGAAATTTTCTTTCTCGAAATCAAATTTGGAATTTCACAAACCACTCTCTAATAGATGAACTTGTATCAACTAACGCTACACAAACTATAGTAGCTCCATTCATAATATGCTTAGCCCAAGAAAAGGCTTATGAGTGATGAACCATGATATAGCTTTAGGGCAAGGCCACAAATAATGAAGCACATGactttttcaataaaagtaACCTCTTTAACAGATTTGCTTTTTGATATGCTTATTATGGTAGAAAACTGAATTGTGAGAATAGCgtaagaaagatatatatatatatatatatatatatatataaaatatgtgtaGGACTAAATCTCATATTTAAATCAATAGCCTATTTAGCATATtcggtttttgttttttttttatagaaataatGTAAGAGGTAGATATCATACAATAATAGCAACTAGTTGTGCGAAACTTCTTGGTCCAGTTCTAGGTATTTCTTCTTGGAGTCCACAACTGGCCTTATTCTGCAAAGCTTTTGTCTACAAATGTAGTCACACAAATCTCCACCAAACAACATCATCAATCTAATATGGTACGTAAAGTCCAATAATATCAACCCATTGTTACCGCAAATAATTTCAATAGGCAAAAAATGTTAGTACCTGTACTTCCTCTGTAAACCAGTATTCCACCAACTTCTTCCACTGTTCTTCATCACAATTGTTTGGTATATTGTCCACAACTCGTTGTTTACTCATACCTTCTAAACATTGTTCCTTCTTTAACAAGGTCTCATGCGCCCTTCTCAGGTTCCCCAATAGTTGCATTGCCCAGTCCTCTTGTTTCGCTAGCGGGACTTTGTCTGCAGGGATGGCCCATCATCTCTGGAAAGAATACTCTTAGTCAACATACATGTCAAAGTTGATCCTTGTCGAAATTATGATTACATAGCTACTCATAAATCATAATGATACTCTAGTCTATATTAAATCATCTAGCATAACTATGCATAACCATacttataatttgataatattaAAGCAACATGCCAAAGTTGTTGTCACTATTACCTCAATCTCCCCCCAACACTCTCATTTATACTGGATAGGCACTTCCCACCAATCAATAGGCACCACTAGGCACATATAGTACTTTCTTGTAATAGTGCCTACCCACCTCTTAAATGTCGCCCCGCTTCCCCCAATTGGTTGGCCTTGGCCATTCAAATGTAGTACATGTTTTGTTCCTAGCAGTAGATTCCAAATGTCTCGCATTAGTGCACTACCACATTTTGTATGTGGTTCAACATTAGCAAGGGTTGCTACCACGTCATTTGTATATAGTGAACCACAATGAGAAACCACTTTCCAATATTCACATCACAACTAGCACACACATGGAAGCAAGAATTTGAAAAGTAGAGTTCATACCTGGAGGTTCTATGGCATCATGATCATATGTAGTGCCATGTGGAATGTCTTCCTCCAATGCAGCATCATGTGTCTCTTCTTGTTGGCTCCCTATTGCGTGAGAAGAGCACTGCCCACTTTCCACTAACTGTAGTCGCCGTTTTCTACCCATTCCTCCCTCCAAAAcctgaaaaacacaaacatagtAATAGTTATACAGCAATAATTGCATTGAAAGGAAGTGCAAAGGCTACAATGCTTATAGTAACAATCAATACCATGTACTTATTTAGGATATACTTCAAGCAAGTAATC
The sequence above is drawn from the Quercus robur chromosome 7, dhQueRobu3.1, whole genome shotgun sequence genome and encodes:
- the LOC126692389 gene encoding uncharacterized protein LOC126692389, producing the protein MSERLHNAPMKALDYWVDCSVRQIWNAHSEHEARVNGTRLFKTLMNEIKTNADTVEKCHLQLAKDMQLDENYHQYDHEALALQREVDAKNVHLNEYEEHLNLDLQHQRQVVSQYEDWLRALQVENNELTTQLNLAQQRRYFPRQ